In Thermomonas carbonis, a single genomic region encodes these proteins:
- a CDS encoding response regulator, protein MNRTILLIEDNEQNRYLATYLLERNGYRVVPAVDGPSGIEAAQRQVPDLILLDIQLPGMDGYAVASALRGNESLRDTPIIAVTSYAMMGDREKSLASGCNGYIEKPINPDTFVSEIRRFEPNASGESPCGTS, encoded by the coding sequence ATGAACCGCACCATCCTGCTGATCGAGGACAACGAACAGAATCGCTATCTGGCGACCTATCTGCTTGAGCGCAACGGCTATCGGGTGGTGCCGGCCGTCGACGGGCCGTCCGGTATCGAAGCAGCGCAGCGGCAAGTGCCTGACCTGATCCTGCTCGATATCCAGCTGCCCGGCATGGATGGTTACGCGGTGGCCAGCGCCTTGCGTGGCAATGAATCGCTGCGCGATACGCCGATCATCGCGGTGACCTCGTATGCAATGATGGGCGATCGCGAAAAATCGCTCGCGTCCGGCTGCAATGGCTACATCGAGAAACCAATCAATCCCGACACCTTCGTGTCCGAGATCCGACGTTTCGAACCGAACGCGAGCGGAGAATCTCCATGCGGAACGTCCTGA
- a CDS encoding nuclear transport factor 2 family protein, translated as MTALTLPDPIAAYLEADKLGPDDVARCFTAQGIVRDEGQTHVGRDAIKAWKAESSTLYTYTQEPFAIEQVDGLHVVSSHVAGSFPGSPIDMTLAFRLERGLIASLEISA; from the coding sequence ATGACCGCTCTAACGCTCCCCGATCCGATCGCCGCCTATCTCGAGGCGGACAAACTAGGTCCTGACGACGTCGCCCGTTGTTTCACAGCCCAGGGCATCGTGAGGGACGAAGGCCAGACGCACGTCGGCCGTGACGCCATCAAGGCGTGGAAGGCCGAGTCGTCTACGTTGTACACGTACACACAGGAGCCCTTCGCCATCGAACAGGTCGACGGGCTGCATGTCGTCAGCAGCCACGTGGCCGGGAGCTTTCCCGGGAGCCCCATCGACATGACATTGGCCTTCCGCCTGGAGCGCGGCCTGATCGCCAGCCTGGAGATCAGCGCATGA
- a CDS encoding esterase/lipase family protein — MARIERPFYPIIYVRGYAMTQDEIVQTTSTPFMGFEAGSTKIRQAHDGRILKFVFESPLVRLMKDYGYVDNYAAGAERRDNKMPARTIAIHRYYDPADPAFGDGRKPSIPDAAAALAQKILDLRDRICGTSETARRDFKVYLVAHSMGGLICRCLLQNKTVTTAEVRGMVDKVFTYATPHNGIEMGGINVPSFLSMNDMNNFSRTNMAKYLKVPKDKVNTLEGSGFPEERFFCLVGTNSRDYAVANGLSSFAVGPMSDGLVRIENAYVDRSPRAFVNRSHSGHFGIVNSEEGYQNLVRFLFGDISATARLEIAALPFPPEIEQARKRGKRIASSYYIEATVAPRGAYTYDLTSRTQAHASAVRREYAELFDKDGNLSAAARSPVLFSVFLDSSKIETGKEVAFSIDLAVSNAGYEIDGALFLKSHIPGEYLFRNTLVLFARRDEAKQWKLRYVWADDRWASGSKSEADLIRLGGGAVGIEQDAASVFSIPLASAKGFTANLAISLSAWQ; from the coding sequence GTGGCCAGGATCGAACGACCCTTCTATCCGATCATCTATGTGCGCGGTTATGCGATGACGCAGGACGAGATCGTGCAGACCACCTCGACCCCGTTCATGGGCTTCGAGGCGGGTTCGACCAAGATCCGGCAGGCGCACGACGGCCGCATCCTGAAGTTCGTGTTCGAGTCGCCGCTGGTGCGGTTGATGAAGGACTACGGCTACGTGGACAACTACGCGGCGGGCGCCGAGCGCCGCGACAACAAGATGCCTGCGCGCACCATCGCGATCCACCGCTATTACGATCCCGCCGATCCCGCGTTCGGCGATGGCAGGAAGCCATCGATTCCGGATGCCGCCGCCGCGCTCGCGCAGAAGATCCTGGACCTGCGCGACCGCATCTGCGGAACCTCCGAGACGGCGCGCCGCGACTTCAAGGTCTACCTGGTCGCGCACTCGATGGGCGGCCTGATCTGCCGTTGCCTGCTGCAGAACAAGACGGTGACCACGGCGGAAGTGCGCGGCATGGTCGACAAGGTCTTTACCTACGCGACGCCACACAACGGCATCGAGATGGGCGGGATCAACGTGCCGAGCTTCCTGTCGATGAACGACATGAACAATTTCAGCCGTACCAACATGGCCAAGTACCTGAAGGTGCCGAAGGACAAGGTCAACACGCTGGAGGGCTCGGGTTTTCCCGAGGAGCGATTCTTCTGCCTGGTCGGCACCAACAGCCGCGACTACGCCGTCGCGAACGGACTGTCGTCGTTCGCGGTAGGCCCGATGAGCGATGGCCTGGTGAGGATCGAGAACGCCTACGTGGACCGCAGCCCGCGCGCGTTCGTCAACCGCAGCCACAGCGGCCACTTCGGCATCGTCAATTCCGAGGAGGGCTACCAGAACCTGGTGCGCTTCCTGTTCGGCGACATCAGCGCCACCGCGCGGCTGGAGATCGCCGCGCTGCCGTTCCCGCCGGAGATCGAACAGGCGCGCAAACGCGGCAAGCGCATCGCCTCGTCCTATTACATCGAGGCCACGGTGGCCCCGCGCGGCGCCTACACCTACGACCTGACCTCACGCACGCAGGCGCATGCCAGCGCGGTGCGACGCGAGTACGCCGAACTGTTCGACAAGGACGGCAACCTCAGCGCGGCGGCGCGCTCGCCGGTGCTGTTCTCCGTGTTCCTGGATTCATCGAAGATCGAGACCGGCAAGGAAGTCGCATTCTCGATCGACCTTGCCGTGTCGAACGCGGGTTACGAGATCGACGGCGCACTGTTCCTCAAGAGCCACATCCCCGGCGAGTACCTGTTCCGCAATACCCTGGTGCTGTTCGCCAGGCGCGACGAAGCGAAGCAGTGGAAACTGCGCTACGTCTGGGCCGACGATCGTTGGGCATCGGGATCGAAATCGGAAGCGGACTTGATCCGCCTGGGCGGCGGCGCGGTCGGCATCGAACAGGATGCGGCGTCGGTGTTCTCGATCCCGCTTGCGTCCGCGAAGGGCTTCACCGCGAACCTGGCGATTTCGTTGTCTGCGTGGCAGTGA
- a CDS encoding M15 family metallopeptidase, whose product MKTEAMIRAVQQNLDIEVDGRAGPQTWGAIYQAIVRPRATPSVAFTGPRDHANARSERLIATLLPHVRPYARALYFKARDNGISINIISGTRTYAEQDALYAQGRTSAGDIVTNARGGYSNHNFGIAFDIGVFSGNRYLPESPLYKAVGALGMELGLEWGGNWKTIVDQPHFQLRPAWAGDMTDRAMLAELRRRTQQGEDIA is encoded by the coding sequence ATGAAGACCGAGGCAATGATCCGAGCGGTGCAGCAGAACCTCGACATCGAAGTGGATGGACGGGCGGGACCGCAGACGTGGGGCGCCATTTACCAGGCCATCGTCCGTCCACGAGCAACGCCCTCGGTCGCGTTCACGGGGCCACGGGATCACGCCAATGCCAGGAGCGAACGGCTCATCGCCACCCTGCTGCCGCATGTCCGGCCGTACGCACGGGCGCTCTACTTCAAGGCGCGCGACAACGGCATCAGCATCAACATCATCAGCGGCACCCGCACCTACGCGGAGCAGGACGCGCTGTACGCGCAAGGGCGCACCAGCGCCGGCGACATCGTCACCAACGCACGCGGCGGGTATTCCAACCACAACTTCGGCATCGCGTTCGACATCGGGGTGTTCAGCGGCAACCGCTATCTGCCGGAATCGCCCTTGTACAAGGCGGTCGGTGCGCTGGGGATGGAGTTGGGGCTCGAATGGGGCGGCAACTGGAAGACCATCGTCGACCAGCCGCATTTCCAGCTGCGCCCGGCATGGGCAGGCGACATGACCGATCGCGCGATGCTGGCGGAGTTGCGCCGGCGGACACAGCAAGGCGAGGACATCGCCTAG
- a CDS encoding PAS domain S-box protein, whose protein sequence is MHAGSSSGPSETEASIGTSDQGAATAIDAHNRTLFELAPDGLLIADPQGRYLDANPGICRMLGYNRDELVGMRSSDIVAADEAEYIAPALDAIKASSGYQREWTFRRKDGTTFDADVHATPMPDGNLLAVVRDVSDSRRAHEYSEHLVAIVESSGDAIIGKDLDGIITSWNGGAEAIFGYPADAVVGTSIRRLIPGDRQHEEDAILARLRSGERVEHFETRRQARDGRIIDVSITASPIRDARGQVIGASKIARDITEQKAREHDLQRITRLYAALSQVNQAIVWLRSRDELLPKVCQVLVQFGGFKMAWIGWHDPIGGRLLPVARCGDDSGYLDSIEVFVDERAKGHGPAGMAFRSAGTCISNDLLNDPSALSWWAEQQRQGLRSAAAFPIRLHGMVCATLNVYSEEAGFFQKEEIALLEEAAGDVSFALENEAREQDRQAATALALNEKRFSEAMIDSMPGIVYLYDEAGRFLRWNRNFEAVSGYSSEEIAGMHPLDFFPQADKAQVAGRIAEVLAGESAFVEADFLARNGSTTPYFFTGRRVEFEGTPCLVGVGIDISGRRRAEERLSESERKYRELVEHANSIILHWSREGRVLFLNEYGQRFFGFSEDEIRGRSVVGTIVPETDSEGRDLKQAMEEICRNPAAFEQNINESMRRSGERAWIAWTNKTALDTKGEVAEILSIGTDITAQIKAEEALRATQATLEQRVIERTAELESAMHAATAADRLKSAFLATMSHELRTPLNSIIGFTGILMQGLAGPLNPEQAKQMGMVRTSANHLLELINDVLDISRIEADQLNMQAQSFDLRGAIERAMTTVGPLAEKKGLALNLIVETPLGEMVSDRRRLSQVLINLLGNAIKFTERGSVTLSAAYVQAPDAPADQATAGTVRLQVTDTGIGMRPGELATLFKPFHQLDSGLTRQHEGTGLGLAISRRLCRLLGGDIAVSSEWGRGSTFTVTLPRHWTAQA, encoded by the coding sequence GGGCGCGGCTACGGCAATCGATGCGCACAACCGCACCTTGTTCGAGCTTGCGCCAGACGGCCTGCTGATCGCTGATCCGCAGGGTCGCTACCTTGATGCGAATCCGGGCATCTGCAGGATGCTCGGCTACAACCGCGACGAGCTGGTCGGCATGCGTTCTTCCGACATCGTGGCGGCAGACGAGGCGGAGTACATCGCCCCGGCGCTGGATGCGATCAAGGCCTCATCCGGCTACCAGCGCGAATGGACGTTTCGCCGCAAGGATGGAACGACCTTCGATGCCGACGTGCACGCCACCCCAATGCCCGACGGCAACCTGCTGGCGGTGGTGCGGGACGTCTCCGACAGCCGGCGTGCGCACGAATATAGCGAGCACCTGGTGGCCATCGTCGAATCCTCGGGCGATGCCATCATCGGCAAGGACCTGGACGGCATCATCACGAGCTGGAACGGCGGTGCCGAAGCGATCTTCGGCTATCCGGCGGACGCGGTGGTCGGGACGTCGATCCGCCGGTTGATCCCCGGCGATCGGCAGCATGAGGAGGACGCGATCCTGGCCAGGCTCCGGTCCGGCGAGCGCGTCGAGCATTTCGAGACACGCCGACAGGCGCGGGATGGACGGATCATCGATGTCTCGATCACCGCATCGCCGATCCGGGATGCCCGCGGCCAGGTCATCGGTGCTTCCAAGATCGCGCGGGACATCACCGAGCAGAAGGCGCGCGAGCACGACCTGCAGCGCATCACCCGGCTCTACGCGGCGCTCAGCCAGGTGAACCAGGCAATCGTCTGGCTGCGCAGCCGCGACGAATTGCTGCCGAAGGTTTGCCAGGTCCTGGTCCAGTTCGGTGGGTTCAAGATGGCATGGATCGGCTGGCACGACCCGATCGGCGGCCGCCTGCTTCCGGTGGCCAGGTGCGGGGACGACAGCGGATACCTCGACAGCATCGAGGTCTTTGTCGACGAGCGTGCCAAGGGTCACGGCCCGGCCGGCATGGCGTTTCGCAGCGCTGGAACCTGCATCAGCAACGACCTGCTGAACGATCCGTCGGCGTTGTCGTGGTGGGCGGAGCAGCAACGCCAAGGCCTGCGTTCGGCGGCCGCGTTTCCGATTCGCCTGCACGGCATGGTGTGCGCGACGCTGAACGTGTATTCCGAGGAAGCGGGGTTCTTCCAGAAGGAGGAAATCGCCCTGCTGGAAGAGGCTGCTGGCGACGTGTCGTTTGCCCTGGAGAACGAGGCGCGCGAGCAGGATCGCCAGGCGGCGACGGCATTGGCGCTCAACGAGAAGCGTTTCTCCGAAGCGATGATCGACAGCATGCCCGGCATCGTCTATCTGTACGACGAAGCGGGGCGCTTCCTGCGCTGGAACCGGAATTTCGAAGCGGTTTCCGGCTATTCGAGCGAAGAGATCGCGGGCATGCATCCACTGGATTTCTTCCCGCAAGCGGACAAGGCGCAGGTGGCGGGGCGGATTGCCGAGGTCCTCGCTGGTGAGTCTGCATTCGTCGAGGCGGATTTCCTCGCCAGGAACGGCAGCACCACGCCGTATTTCTTCACCGGCCGACGGGTGGAGTTCGAGGGTACGCCGTGCCTCGTCGGGGTCGGCATCGACATCTCCGGGCGCAGGCGAGCCGAAGAGCGCCTCAGCGAGAGCGAACGCAAGTATCGCGAACTGGTGGAACATGCCAACAGCATCATCCTGCACTGGTCGCGCGAGGGCCGGGTTCTGTTCCTCAACGAATACGGGCAGCGATTCTTCGGCTTTTCCGAAGACGAGATCCGCGGCCGTAGCGTCGTCGGCACGATCGTTCCGGAGACGGACTCGGAAGGACGCGACCTCAAGCAGGCGATGGAGGAAATCTGCAGGAACCCGGCCGCATTCGAACAGAACATCAATGAAAGCATGCGCCGCAGCGGTGAACGGGCCTGGATCGCCTGGACCAACAAGACAGCGCTCGACACGAAGGGAGAGGTCGCGGAAATCCTCAGCATCGGCACCGACATCACTGCGCAGATCAAGGCGGAGGAAGCGCTGCGCGCGACCCAGGCGACCCTCGAACAACGGGTCATCGAACGCACTGCCGAACTGGAATCGGCGATGCACGCCGCCACTGCTGCCGATCGCCTCAAGTCGGCCTTTCTCGCCACGATGTCGCACGAACTACGCACCCCGCTCAACTCGATCATCGGATTCACCGGCATTCTCATGCAAGGCCTCGCCGGTCCGCTGAATCCAGAACAAGCCAAGCAAATGGGCATGGTTCGCACGAGCGCCAACCACCTTCTCGAATTGATCAACGACGTCCTCGACATCTCCAGAATCGAGGCCGACCAGTTGAACATGCAGGCCCAATCATTCGACTTGCGCGGAGCGATCGAGCGCGCGATGACCACAGTCGGGCCGCTGGCGGAAAAGAAGGGACTGGCCCTGAATCTGATCGTCGAAACACCGTTGGGCGAGATGGTCAGCGACCGCCGCAGGCTGTCGCAGGTGCTGATCAATCTGCTTGGGAACGCCATCAAGTTCACGGAACGCGGCTCGGTGACGCTGTCGGCTGCGTATGTGCAGGCACCGGATGCGCCGGCGGACCAGGCGACCGCAGGGACTGTACGCCTGCAGGTCACCGACACGGGCATCGGCATGCGTCCCGGCGAGTTGGCCACGTTGTTCAAGCCCTTCCATCAGCTGGACTCGGGACTCACGCGGCAACACGAAGGCACCGGCCTGGGCCTGGCCATCAGTCGGCGCTTGTGCCGCTTGCTCGGTGGCGACATCGCCGTCTCCAGCGAATGGGGCAGGGGCAGCACGTTTACCGTAACCTTGCCACGACATTGGACGGCTCAGGCATGA
- a CDS encoding EAL domain-containing protein, which produces MRNVLIVDDKEENLYYLKVLFEGHGYRVATAQHGAEALVKARRDPPAIIVSDLLMPVMDGYTLLRHWKVDAHLRHIPFVVYTATYTEAEDQDLARSLGADGFILKPCEPDVFLARIEEIGASVAGADAIGADMPSGNESDLMQVYSRTLIRKLEQKSLQLEDANRALQEDIAERNKAENMLRLLMSAVMQSKESILITDAQLDLPGPRILFANPAFTTLTGHANEEVIGQTPRILQGPRTDRAVLQRLRENLKQGEQFEGIVTQYRKDGSEYEQDWQVAPIRDADGTITHYVALQRDITERKRTEETLRESEASQRQLAQALEGKHDRLLAAQRVAKIGDWETDLATMDVTWSEESYRIHEVDPATFRPTHDAFLELVHPADRDRVAKAFAASLDHHLACEMEHRLLLRNGKVKYVEERWTTEFDASGVAVRVTGTCQDITERKLGELQVRESRDRLSLATQSARIGIWEWDVRSDALVWDDLMHELYGIDEARFGGGYEAWQQCVHPDDRARVDADIQAALRVSGTVDTEFRVPWPDGEVRHLKVHALVQSDDSGSPMRMIGIGTDVTERKLSEARIRYLSRVHAMLSGINTLIVRVRSRDELFAGACRIAVEDGKFSMAMIAIADPVSGVVTPVAWAGDDDGIVDAIRAVLASPERSPNSMIVRAMRGNTELVSNNSIDDPQLLLARECADAGIRSVGVLPLIVAGEAIGVFVLHASEHEFFHAEEMKLLREVAGDIAFAIAHIANQERLEYLAYYDELTGLANRTLFLERVAQTLRSHSGSGRKLALFLFDLERFKNINDSLGRAAGDALLRQVAGWLTRNAGDPALLAHIDADHFAFVLPEVMPDGNLVGLLEKTLERFEQHQFDLGGSPFRIAAKAGVAVFPGDGEHVDVLFRNAEAALKNAKASGNRYMFYQASMNESVAVRLTLENQLRLALENDEFVLHYQPKVSLATGQMTGAEALIRWNRPQVGLVPPGQFIPVLEETGLIHHVGRWALQQAIADYLRWKRAGLPVQPIAVNVSSLQLRSPGFIAEIQQLVGIDPAAASGLQLEITESMVMQDIRQGISTLQAIREMGVTVALDDFGTGFSSLSYLSKLPLNMLKIDRSFINDMSDTPEGMSLVSSMITLAHTLKLKVVAEGVETEEQARFLRLLRCDEMQGYLYSKPVPGDVFESRFLAQPVGG; this is translated from the coding sequence ATGCGGAACGTCCTGATCGTTGACGACAAGGAAGAGAATCTCTATTACCTGAAAGTCCTTTTCGAGGGTCACGGCTACCGAGTCGCCACCGCGCAGCACGGTGCCGAGGCGCTGGTAAAGGCGCGCAGGGATCCTCCCGCGATCATCGTCTCCGACCTGCTGATGCCGGTGATGGATGGCTACACCCTGCTGCGGCACTGGAAGGTCGATGCGCACCTCCGGCACATTCCCTTCGTGGTCTATACCGCTACCTATACCGAAGCCGAGGACCAGGACCTTGCGCGCAGCCTGGGTGCGGACGGGTTCATCCTCAAGCCGTGCGAACCCGACGTCTTCCTCGCCCGGATCGAAGAGATCGGCGCTAGCGTTGCCGGGGCCGACGCGATCGGCGCCGACATGCCGAGCGGAAACGAAAGCGATCTGATGCAGGTCTACAGCAGGACCCTGATCCGCAAACTGGAGCAGAAATCGCTGCAGCTCGAAGACGCCAATCGCGCACTGCAGGAAGACATCGCCGAGCGCAACAAAGCCGAGAACATGCTGCGGCTGCTGATGTCCGCCGTGATGCAGTCGAAGGAATCGATCCTCATCACCGATGCGCAGCTCGACCTGCCGGGGCCTCGCATCCTCTTTGCCAATCCCGCGTTCACCACCCTCACCGGCCATGCCAACGAGGAGGTCATCGGCCAGACTCCGCGGATCCTGCAAGGGCCACGCACGGATCGCGCGGTTCTGCAACGCCTTCGAGAGAACCTGAAACAGGGCGAGCAGTTCGAAGGTATCGTCACCCAGTACCGCAAGGACGGAAGCGAATACGAACAGGACTGGCAGGTGGCGCCGATCCGCGACGCCGACGGCACGATCACCCACTACGTCGCTCTGCAGCGCGACATCACCGAGCGCAAACGTACTGAGGAAACGCTGCGAGAGAGCGAAGCCAGCCAGCGGCAACTCGCGCAGGCACTGGAGGGCAAGCACGACCGCCTGCTCGCAGCCCAGCGCGTGGCGAAGATCGGCGACTGGGAGACCGACCTGGCCACGATGGACGTGACCTGGTCGGAGGAGTCCTACCGGATCCATGAGGTCGACCCCGCCACCTTCCGCCCCACGCATGACGCCTTCCTGGAGCTGGTGCACCCGGCGGATCGCGATCGGGTCGCGAAGGCGTTCGCCGCTTCGCTGGACCACCACCTGGCGTGCGAGATGGAGCACCGGTTGCTCCTGCGCAACGGCAAGGTCAAGTACGTGGAAGAGCGCTGGACCACCGAATTCGACGCCAGCGGTGTTGCGGTGCGCGTCACCGGGACCTGCCAGGACATCACCGAGCGCAAGCTGGGGGAACTCCAGGTCCGCGAAAGCCGCGACCGGCTGAGCCTGGCCACGCAGTCGGCGCGGATCGGCATCTGGGAGTGGGACGTGCGCAGCGATGCGCTGGTCTGGGACGACCTGATGCACGAGCTGTACGGGATCGACGAGGCCCGGTTCGGCGGTGGCTACGAGGCATGGCAACAGTGCGTGCATCCCGACGACCGCGCACGCGTCGATGCCGACATCCAGGCAGCGCTCCGGGTCAGCGGCACCGTGGACACGGAGTTCCGCGTGCCCTGGCCCGACGGCGAAGTGCGCCATCTCAAGGTGCATGCCCTGGTCCAGAGCGACGACAGCGGCTCGCCCATGCGCATGATCGGGATCGGCACGGACGTCACCGAACGCAAACTCAGCGAAGCCCGGATCCGCTACCTGAGCCGCGTGCACGCGATGCTCAGCGGGATCAACACGTTGATCGTGCGCGTGCGCAGCCGTGACGAGCTGTTCGCGGGGGCTTGCCGGATCGCGGTCGAGGACGGCAAGTTCAGCATGGCGATGATCGCGATCGCCGATCCGGTCAGCGGCGTTGTCACGCCGGTTGCCTGGGCCGGAGATGACGACGGGATCGTCGACGCCATCCGCGCAGTGCTGGCTTCCCCCGAGCGGTCACCGAACAGCATGATCGTCCGCGCGATGCGCGGAAATACCGAGCTTGTGTCGAACAATTCGATCGACGACCCGCAGTTGCTGCTTGCGCGAGAGTGCGCCGATGCCGGAATCCGGTCGGTGGGGGTCCTGCCGCTGATCGTTGCAGGCGAAGCGATCGGCGTGTTCGTACTCCACGCCAGCGAACACGAGTTCTTCCACGCCGAGGAAATGAAGCTGCTGAGGGAAGTGGCGGGGGACATCGCGTTCGCGATCGCCCATATCGCCAATCAGGAACGACTGGAGTATCTGGCCTACTACGACGAGCTCACAGGCTTGGCTAACCGCACCCTGTTCCTCGAGCGGGTGGCGCAGACCCTGCGAAGCCATTCAGGCAGTGGGCGCAAGCTCGCCTTGTTCCTGTTCGATCTGGAACGCTTCAAGAACATCAACGACAGCTTGGGTCGCGCCGCCGGCGACGCCTTGCTCAGGCAGGTCGCGGGCTGGTTGACCCGTAATGCAGGCGACCCGGCGCTGCTCGCGCACATCGATGCCGACCATTTCGCCTTCGTGTTGCCGGAAGTGATGCCCGACGGGAACCTGGTCGGACTGCTGGAAAAGACCCTGGAGCGGTTCGAGCAGCATCAGTTCGACTTGGGGGGAAGCCCGTTCCGGATCGCTGCGAAGGCGGGCGTGGCGGTGTTCCCCGGGGACGGCGAGCATGTCGACGTGCTGTTCAGGAATGCCGAGGCGGCGTTGAAGAATGCCAAGGCCAGCGGCAACCGCTACATGTTCTACCAGGCCTCGATGAACGAAAGCGTGGCGGTGCGCCTCACTCTGGAAAACCAGTTGCGCCTCGCGCTGGAGAACGACGAGTTCGTATTGCACTACCAGCCCAAGGTAAGCCTGGCTACCGGACAGATGACCGGTGCTGAAGCCTTGATCCGGTGGAATCGGCCGCAGGTCGGATTGGTGCCGCCAGGCCAATTCATCCCGGTGCTGGAAGAAACCGGCCTGATCCACCATGTCGGGCGCTGGGCCCTGCAGCAGGCCATCGCCGATTACCTGCGCTGGAAGCGTGCGGGTCTTCCGGTCCAGCCGATTGCAGTCAACGTGTCATCGCTGCAACTGCGCAGTCCCGGTTTCATCGCCGAAATCCAGCAACTGGTCGGCATCGACCCCGCCGCCGCGTCCGGCCTGCAACTGGAAATCACGGAAAGCATGGTCATGCAGGATATCCGGCAGGGCATCTCCACGCTCCAGGCGATCCGCGAAATGGGCGTGACCGTCGCGCTGGACGATTTCGGCACCGGGTTCTCCTCGCTCAGCTACCTGTCGAAGCTGCCGTTGAACATGCTGAAGATCGACCGTTCTTTCATCAACGACATGAGTGACACGCCAGAAGGCATGTCGCTTGTTTCCAGCATGATCACCCTGGCGCATACGCTGAAGTTGAAAGTGGTGGCTGAAGGCGTCGAGACCGAAGAGCAGGCGCGTTTCCTGCGGCTGTTGCGCTGCGACGAGATGCAGGGCTACCTCTACAGCAAGCCGGTGCCCGGTGACGTGTTCGAAAGCCGGTTCCTGGCGCAGCCCGTCGGCGGATGA
- a CDS encoding Crp/Fnr family transcriptional regulator: MLIQGQLKVYSGNSKGREVVYNILEPGEFFGEMMLDGEPRSASVKAVVDSECVLVPADELSGMLLAHPEFAECLVLTLISRLRNATGKIRSLALDGVYERVAALLADAAVLDGDVLRVPRSFTQLEISTRVGASREMVNHVLRDLVRGGFILKDKQHRMTIVKALPKHW; encoded by the coding sequence GTGCTGATCCAGGGGCAGCTCAAGGTCTACTCCGGCAACAGCAAGGGCCGCGAGGTGGTCTACAACATCCTGGAGCCGGGTGAGTTCTTCGGCGAGATGATGCTGGACGGCGAGCCACGCTCGGCCTCGGTCAAGGCGGTGGTCGACTCGGAGTGCGTGCTGGTCCCCGCCGATGAACTGAGCGGCATGCTGCTTGCGCATCCCGAGTTCGCCGAGTGCCTGGTGTTGACGCTGATCTCGCGGCTGCGCAACGCCACCGGCAAGATCCGCAGCCTGGCGCTGGATGGCGTGTACGAACGAGTAGCGGCATTGCTGGCCGATGCGGCGGTGCTGGACGGCGACGTGCTGCGCGTGCCGCGCTCGTTCACCCAGCTGGAAATCTCGACCCGCGTCGGTGCCAGCCGCGAGATGGTCAACCACGTGCTCCGCGACCTGGTGCGCGGCGGTTTCATCCTGAAGGACAAGCAGCACCGGATGACCATCGTGAAGGCGCTGCCGAAGCACTGGTAA
- a CDS encoding SDR family oxidoreductase yields MSFDLQLGGLRAVVTGGTLGLGAAVVQGLVDAGAQVLTSARKMPAQPLDGVRYVCADLMTAEGVSHLAQTALETWGGVDIVIDVLGGSSTPPGGFAAISDEHWFAELSLNLMPAVRLDRALLPSMLAQGSGVIVHVSSIQREMPLPESTTAYAAAKAALTTYSKSLAKEVTPKGVRVLSVAPGWIETEASVVFAERMAENAGTDYEGGKKLVMDWLGGIPLGRPAAPREVADLIVFLASARASAITGTEYRIDGGTVPSL; encoded by the coding sequence ATGAGCTTCGACCTGCAACTCGGTGGCCTGAGGGCCGTGGTCACCGGCGGCACGCTGGGCCTTGGCGCTGCCGTCGTGCAAGGACTCGTGGACGCAGGGGCGCAGGTGCTGACCTCCGCCCGCAAGATGCCGGCGCAACCGTTGGATGGCGTGAGGTACGTGTGCGCGGACCTGATGACGGCGGAGGGCGTCTCGCATCTTGCCCAGACCGCTCTCGAGACTTGGGGAGGCGTCGATATCGTCATCGATGTACTCGGTGGTTCGAGCACGCCGCCGGGTGGCTTTGCTGCGATCAGCGACGAGCACTGGTTCGCCGAGCTGAGCCTGAACCTGATGCCGGCGGTGCGTCTCGATCGCGCGCTGCTGCCGTCGATGCTCGCGCAGGGCTCAGGGGTGATCGTCCACGTGAGCTCGATCCAGCGCGAGATGCCCTTGCCCGAATCAACGACTGCCTATGCGGCCGCGAAGGCGGCTCTGACGACGTACAGCAAGTCGCTCGCCAAGGAAGTCACACCGAAGGGTGTGCGGGTGCTTTCGGTCGCGCCGGGGTGGATCGAGACCGAGGCGTCCGTGGTTTTTGCGGAACGCATGGCCGAAAACGCTGGGACGGATTACGAAGGCGGCAAGAAGCTCGTCATGGATTGGCTGGGCGGCATTCCGCTCGGCAGGCCTGCAGCGCCACGTGAAGTCGCCGATTTGATCGTCTTCCTCGCATCTGCACGCGCCAGTGCGATCACCGGAACCGAGTACCGCATCGACGGCGGCACCGTCCCATCGCTCTGA